Proteins encoded in a region of the Clostridium butyricum genome:
- a CDS encoding IS3 family transposase, with protein sequence MSKITFDKETIELLNENPYVVKVSEKSITYSDEFKRLFIEEYLKGKTPKIIFNDAGFDTQILGQRRYEQAAARWIRSYRKEGIVGLRDTRKENSGRPSEKQLSKDDIIQKQEAKIKLLEEQLELLKKLDVTERRLVNSSVNLEGKEIFKLIYETITNNSYKNMVSYFCDLLNVSRSGYYNYLNTLDNQILMENKDLEARDNILMAYNYKGYSKGSRSIKMVLENELSIIYSRKKIQRIMRKYNIKCPIRKANPYRRMAKATKEHTVVPNLLERNFKQGVPGKVLLTDITYLPYGNNHMAYLSTIKDGSSNDILAYHVSDSIKLDIAITTINKLITHHKDDLHESAFVHSDQGFHYTSPKFQKLLKDNNLGQSMSRRGNCWDNAPQESFFGHMKDEIDFQSCNTLEELIDMIDDYINYYNNYRYQWNLKKMTPKQYRNHLLLAS encoded by the coding sequence ATGAGTAAGATAACATTTGATAAAGAAACTATTGAATTACTGAATGAAAATCCTTATGTAGTTAAAGTAAGTGAAAAATCTATAACTTACTCTGACGAGTTTAAGCGATTATTTATAGAAGAATATTTAAAAGGAAAAACACCTAAAATTATTTTTAATGACGCTGGTTTTGATACACAAATCCTTGGACAAAGAAGATACGAACAAGCGGCAGCTAGATGGATAAGATCTTATAGAAAAGAGGGTATTGTAGGATTAAGAGATACTAGGAAAGAAAACTCTGGACGACCAAGTGAAAAGCAATTATCTAAAGATGATATTATTCAAAAACAAGAAGCTAAAATTAAGTTATTAGAGGAGCAATTAGAACTGTTAAAAAAATTAGACGTGACAGAAAGGAGGCTGGTAAACAGCAGCGTAAATCTAGAAGGTAAGGAGATATTTAAGTTAATATATGAAACTATCACTAATAATAGCTATAAAAATATGGTTTCATATTTCTGTGATCTTTTAAATGTTTCACGCTCGGGATATTATAATTATCTAAATACACTTGATAATCAAATATTAATGGAAAATAAAGATTTGGAAGCTAGAGACAATATTCTTATGGCTTATAATTACAAAGGTTATAGCAAAGGATCCCGTTCTATAAAAATGGTTTTAGAAAATGAGCTTTCTATAATTTATAGTAGAAAGAAAATTCAACGTATTATGAGAAAATATAATATTAAATGTCCTATTAGAAAAGCCAACCCGTACCGCCGAATGGCAAAAGCAACCAAAGAACATACAGTAGTTCCAAACTTATTAGAACGTAATTTTAAGCAAGGAGTGCCGGGAAAGGTATTATTGACGGATATTACATACTTGCCATATGGAAATAATCATATGGCTTATTTGTCTACCATCAAAGATGGTAGTAGCAACGATATTCTAGCTTATCATGTTTCAGATTCTATAAAACTTGATATTGCTATAACTACTATAAATAAATTAATAACGCACCATAAAGATGACTTACATGAAAGTGCATTTGTTCATTCAGATCAAGGATTCCATTATACTAGTCCAAAATTCCAAAAACTTCTAAAGGATAATAATCTTGGTCAATCAATGTCTCGTCGTGGCAACTGTTGGGACAATGCGCCTCAAGAATCCTTCTTCGGGCATATGAAAGATGAAATAGACTTTCAATCATGTAATACACTTGAAGAACTTATTGATATGATTGATGACTACATCAACTATTATAATAATTACAGATATCAGTGGAATCTAAAAAAGATGACTCCTAAACAATATAGAAATCATCTTTTATTAGCTTCATAA
- the rlmD gene encoding 23S rRNA (uracil(1939)-C(5))-methyltransferase RlmD, whose product MVEKDKEYILNIEALGYEGEGIAKIDGYPVFISGALIGEKVKVNIIKVKKNFAYGKLIEILEESPERREPKCSSYNMCGGCTLQHLSYEGQLDYKFSRVKDCIRKIGGLDESIVNYPIGMDGVYRYRNKVQFPVGLVNGKLSIGFFSEKSHEIIDMDTCLLQDEESERIVSIIRNWMNKYSIMPAKKDGKLFKNGILRHIVIRKAFKTDEVMVILVTTNKKIPYVNELIDSLNSNNNSIKSIIQNINDKDTNLVMGEKCITLWGSDYICDYIGEYKFNISPLSFFQVNPVQTEVLYNKALEYADLNGDEIVFDAYCGTGTISLFLSQKAKKVYGVEIIPQAIDNAKVNAEINNINNAEFFVGKSEEIIPKLIDDGIIPDVIVVDPPRKGCDSKLLDALGKAKPKKIVYVSCDPSTLARDLKYLEEQGYKTVEVQPVDMFPMTKHVENVALLVKK is encoded by the coding sequence GTGGTAGAAAAAGATAAGGAATATATATTAAATATTGAAGCCCTAGGTTATGAAGGTGAAGGGATAGCAAAGATAGATGGATATCCTGTGTTTATATCTGGAGCTTTAATTGGAGAGAAAGTAAAAGTTAACATAATAAAGGTTAAAAAGAATTTTGCTTATGGTAAGCTTATAGAAATATTAGAAGAATCACCAGAGAGAAGAGAACCAAAATGCAGTAGTTACAATATGTGTGGGGGATGTACATTACAACACTTAAGTTATGAAGGACAGCTTGATTATAAGTTTTCAAGAGTAAAAGACTGTATTAGAAAAATTGGTGGTCTTGATGAAAGTATTGTTAACTACCCAATAGGTATGGATGGTGTATATAGATATAGAAATAAAGTTCAATTTCCTGTTGGGCTTGTTAATGGAAAGTTATCTATAGGATTTTTTAGTGAAAAGAGTCATGAAATTATAGATATGGATACTTGTTTACTTCAAGATGAGGAATCAGAAAGAATAGTAAGTATAATAAGAAATTGGATGAATAAGTATTCTATAATGCCGGCTAAAAAAGATGGAAAGCTATTTAAAAATGGAATTTTAAGACATATAGTAATTAGAAAAGCATTTAAAACAGATGAGGTAATGGTTATATTAGTTACAACTAATAAGAAGATTCCTTATGTAAATGAACTTATAGACAGCTTAAATAGTAATAATAATTCTATAAAGAGTATAATTCAAAACATAAATGATAAAGACACAAATTTAGTAATGGGAGAAAAGTGCATAACTCTTTGGGGGTCAGATTATATATGTGACTATATAGGTGAATATAAATTTAATATTTCACCATTGTCGTTCTTCCAAGTAAATCCTGTACAGACAGAGGTTTTGTATAACAAAGCATTAGAATATGCAGATTTAAATGGTGATGAAATTGTCTTTGATGCATACTGCGGAACAGGAACAATAAGTTTATTTTTATCTCAAAAAGCAAAAAAAGTCTATGGAGTTGAAATAATACCTCAAGCTATAGATAATGCTAAGGTTAATGCAGAAATTAATAATATTAATAATGCAGAGTTTTTTGTAGGTAAGTCAGAAGAAATAATACCAAAATTAATTGATGATGGGATTATACCAGATGTAATAGTTGTAGATCCTCCAAGAAAAGGATGCGATTCAAAACTTTTAGATGCTTTAGGAAAAGCAAAACCTAAGAAGATTGTTTATGTGTCATGTGATCCAAGTACTCTTGCAAGGGATTTAAAATATTTAGAGGAGCAGGGATATAAAACTGTAGAAGTACAGCCAGTAGATATGTTTCCTATGACAAAGCATGTGGAAAATGTAGCTCTTTTGGTTAAGAAATAG
- a CDS encoding nucleotidyltransferase family protein, which produces MIDKEKIEKIILETLPQDKTEGIYIFGSYNTEFFDEDSDIDIGWFCKNVTDEQRVLLEYELEQKIGREVDLVIPNKNRILFLNEVLAGRPIGKLSEEFCEWFDRNIDEIMYIAQDLIAMM; this is translated from the coding sequence GTGATTGATAAAGAAAAAATTGAAAAAATTATATTAGAAACTTTACCACAAGATAAAACAGAAGGTATTTATATATTTGGAAGTTATAATACTGAGTTTTTTGATGAAGATTCAGATATTGATATTGGATGGTTTTGCAAAAATGTAACAGATGAACAAAGAGTCTTATTAGAGTATGAATTAGAACAAAAAATAGGAAGAGAAGTAGATCTTGTTATACCTAATAAAAATAGAATACTATTTTTAAATGAAGTATTAGCAGGAAGACCTATAGGAAAATTATCAGAGGAATTTTGTGAGTGGTTTGATAGAAATATTGATGAAATAATGTATATTGCTCAAGATTTAATTGCAATGATGTAG